One Nostoc sp. UHCC 0302 DNA window includes the following coding sequences:
- the tatC gene encoding twin-arginine translocase subunit TatC, which translates to MTPSQDVNTVNPPNIDQEGLGNLETDPLDELPGEVEMSLFDHLEELRQRIFYSLIAVAVGIIGCFTAVKPIVQLLEVPAQGVKFLQLAPGEYFFVSIKVAAYSGLVLSSPFILYQIIQFVVPGLTRRERRLLGPIVLGSSVLFAGGLVFAYLLLIPAALKFFISYGADVVEQLWSIDKYFEFVLLLLFSTGLAFQIPVIQLLLGNLGIVSSKQMLSGWRYVILGGVILGAILTPSTDPLTQSLLAGAVLGLYFGGVGLVKLTGK; encoded by the coding sequence ATGACGCCTTCACAAGACGTAAATACTGTAAACCCTCCCAATATCGACCAAGAAGGATTGGGCAACTTAGAAACTGATCCTCTCGACGAGTTGCCGGGTGAGGTCGAAATGTCCCTTTTCGATCACCTAGAGGAGTTGCGACAGCGGATTTTTTATTCGTTGATTGCTGTAGCAGTGGGTATTATCGGCTGTTTCACTGCTGTCAAACCGATTGTTCAGCTGCTAGAAGTCCCAGCGCAAGGAGTAAAATTCCTCCAGCTAGCGCCGGGAGAATATTTCTTTGTCTCTATTAAAGTGGCAGCCTACAGCGGTTTGGTACTTTCTAGTCCTTTTATTCTTTACCAGATTATTCAGTTCGTCGTTCCAGGACTAACTCGCCGGGAACGCCGCTTGCTGGGGCCTATAGTTTTGGGTTCGAGTGTGCTATTTGCCGGGGGATTGGTATTTGCCTACTTACTCCTTATCCCCGCAGCTTTGAAATTTTTCATTAGTTATGGAGCAGATGTAGTAGAACAACTGTGGTCAATTGATAAATATTTTGAATTTGTACTACTGTTGTTATTCAGTACTGGTTTAGCATTTCAAATTCCCGTCATTCAACTGTTACTTGGTAATTTGGGAATTGTCTCTTCTAAACAGATGCTTTCTGGTTGGCGTTATGTGATTCTGGGAGGAGTAATTTTAGGAGCTATTCTCACACCTTCTACTGATCCTCTGACTCAAAGTCTCTTAGCAGGGGCAGTTCTAGGGCTTTACTTTGGTGGTGTTGGGCTGGTTAAACTCACAGGTAAATAG
- a CDS encoding tRNA-binding protein, with amino-acid sequence MLQISYDDFEKVDIRVGKVIKVEEFPRARKPAYKLWIDFGDLGIKKSSAQITKLYQPENLVNRLILAVTNFPPRQIADFISEVLVLGVVLDDGEVALIQPDRNVPLGKRIL; translated from the coding sequence ATGTTACAAATTAGCTATGATGACTTTGAAAAAGTCGATATTCGAGTTGGCAAAGTAATTAAAGTAGAAGAATTCCCCAGAGCAAGAAAACCAGCTTATAAATTGTGGATAGACTTTGGTGATTTGGGCATCAAAAAATCTAGCGCTCAAATTACCAAACTTTACCAACCAGAGAATTTAGTCAATAGATTAATATTAGCTGTTACCAACTTTCCACCCCGTCAAATAGCTGATTTTATCTCAGAAGTTTTAGTTTTGGGTGTTGTTTTAGATGATGGAGAAGTTGCGTTAATTCAGCCAGATAGAAATGTACCGTTGGGTAAAAGGATTTTATAG
- a CDS encoding Crp/Fnr family transcriptional regulator, with protein sequence MQASLEQLSQIIVFASLETVDKINLQPHTKVQRYTKGEIILHEGDRLPAKLYAVVSGSIQVTKIATTGKETILRALAAGEIFAAPALLGNGISPATVTAESDCEILTVERDALLKAIGQNPEIALRMLMVFNTRIQLLHETVHGLVSERAIVRLARLIQYFAMESGTESSPEGECLKVKLSYYRIARSIGITYEECVRLIKSLNSVIAYSRGGKIIILDENKLDAIASGEI encoded by the coding sequence ATGCAGGCATCCTTGGAACAACTCTCACAAATTATCGTGTTTGCGAGTTTAGAAACAGTAGACAAGATAAATTTGCAACCTCACACCAAGGTGCAACGCTATACCAAAGGAGAAATCATTTTACATGAGGGCGATCGCTTACCAGCAAAACTATATGCTGTTGTCAGTGGCTCAATTCAAGTTACTAAAATAGCAACCACCGGAAAAGAAACAATTCTTCGCGCCCTAGCTGCTGGAGAAATTTTTGCTGCACCAGCTTTATTAGGAAATGGAATTTCTCCGGCAACAGTAACTGCTGAATCTGATTGTGAAATTCTCACTGTAGAGCGAGATGCTTTATTAAAAGCTATTGGGCAGAATCCTGAAATTGCCTTACGGATGTTGATGGTTTTTAACACTCGGATTCAGCTACTTCATGAAACAGTCCACGGATTAGTTTCTGAAAGAGCTATTGTTCGCCTTGCGAGATTAATTCAATATTTCGCTATGGAATCAGGTACTGAATCAAGTCCGGAAGGTGAGTGTTTAAAAGTCAAATTATCTTATTATCGGATAGCGCGGAGTATCGGCATTACTTATGAAGAATGCGTGCGTTTAATTAAAAGCCTCAACTCAGTAATTGCTTACAGTCGAGGTGGGAAAATTATAATTCTTGATGAAAATAAATTAGATGCGATCGCTTCTGGAGAAATCTAG
- a CDS encoding amidase: MNKIDLAFTPALELAELIRRREVSPLELVDIYLERIEQLNPQLGSYFTVMADLAIADAKAKTEILTTTSELPPFFGVPISIKDLNPVAGVPCTYGNPILLNNIPDNDDGVVAKIRQAGFIILGKTATSEIGSLPYTEPTGFTPARNPWNLEYTPGGSSGGAASSVAAGLSAIAQGSDGGGSIRGPAACCGLVGIKPSRGRISKAPVGDRLAGIASNGPIARTVADAAALLDTISGYVTGDPYWLPDPEVPFLAATQAKLGSLRIAFATSVPPLGEADANCQQGVRQTVELLEQLGHQVEQKSPDFSGLIEPFQVVWQAGVAASGIPVEVLQPMNRWLFARTGSVAEYLRAVSQMQIVARQIVAFFDTVDVLVLPVYLHSPIRVAEWAALSSEEAFENIIRWVAPCPAANATGQPAIALPVGFDSNGLPISVQLVGKPAAEATLISLAAQIEAAKPWIQHRPVFAT; this comes from the coding sequence ATGAATAAAATTGATTTAGCTTTTACCCCAGCGTTAGAGTTGGCGGAATTAATCCGCCGCCGGGAAGTGTCGCCGCTAGAGTTAGTGGACATATATTTAGAACGGATTGAGCAGTTGAATCCGCAATTGGGAAGTTATTTTACGGTGATGGCAGATTTAGCGATCGCAGATGCCAAAGCTAAAACAGAAATACTCACAACTACTTCAGAATTACCGCCATTTTTTGGTGTACCGATTTCTATTAAAGACCTTAATCCTGTGGCAGGCGTGCCTTGCACTTATGGAAATCCGATATTACTAAACAATATTCCCGACAATGATGATGGGGTAGTAGCAAAGATTAGACAAGCTGGATTTATTATTCTCGGTAAAACTGCAACCTCGGAAATAGGTTCTCTTCCTTACACTGAACCTACAGGATTTACCCCAGCTAGAAATCCCTGGAATTTGGAATACACTCCTGGCGGTTCTAGTGGTGGCGCAGCATCATCAGTAGCAGCGGGATTATCTGCGATCGCTCAAGGTTCTGATGGTGGCGGTTCGATTCGGGGGCCTGCGGCTTGCTGTGGTTTGGTGGGAATCAAACCATCACGAGGCAGAATCAGTAAAGCACCCGTAGGCGATCGCCTCGCAGGAATTGCTAGCAATGGGCCGATTGCTCGTACAGTTGCTGATGCGGCTGCCCTATTAGATACAATATCAGGCTATGTCACAGGTGATCCTTACTGGTTACCCGATCCAGAAGTACCATTTCTCGCCGCCACACAGGCAAAACTTGGTAGTTTGCGAATTGCCTTTGCCACTAGTGTCCCTCCTTTAGGGGAAGCTGACGCCAACTGTCAGCAAGGTGTCCGGCAAACAGTAGAGTTATTAGAACAACTCGGTCATCAAGTTGAACAAAAATCTCCCGATTTCAGTGGATTAATTGAACCCTTCCAAGTCGTGTGGCAAGCTGGGGTAGCTGCATCGGGAATTCCTGTTGAGGTATTGCAGCCGATGAATCGTTGGCTGTTTGCCCGAACAGGTTCTGTTGCTGAGTATCTCAGGGCAGTTTCGCAAATGCAGATAGTGGCACGGCAAATTGTAGCGTTTTTCGATACTGTAGATGTGTTGGTATTGCCAGTTTATCTGCATTCACCCATCCGAGTTGCGGAATGGGCTGCTTTGAGTTCAGAAGAAGCATTTGAAAATATTATTCGTTGGGTTGCACCTTGTCCGGCAGCTAATGCGACTGGACAACCAGCGATCGCACTTCCTGTAGGTTTTGATAGTAATGGTTTACCCATTAGTGTGCAGTTAGTTGGTAAACCTGCGGCTGAAGCTACCCTAATTAGTCTTGCAGCCCAAATAGAAGCGGCAAAACCTTGGATTCAGCATCGTCCAGTGTTTGCCACATAA